The Clostridium botulinum genome includes a region encoding these proteins:
- a CDS encoding botulinum neurotoxin hemagglutinin HA70 subunit, which translates to MSLSIKELYYTKDKSINNVNLADGNYVVNRGDGWILSRQNQNLGGNISNNGCTAIVGDLRIRETATPYYYPTASFNEEYIRNNVQNVFANFTEASEIPIGFEFSKTAPSNKGLYMYLQYTYIRYEIIKVLRNTVIERAVLYVPSLGYAKSIEFNSGEQIDKNFYFTSEDKCILNEKFIYKKIDDATLAKESNNLNNNINFNTSQTILPYPNGLYVINKGDGYMRTNDKDLIGTLLIESNTSGSIIQPRLRNTTRPIFNTSNPTLFSQEYTEARLNDAFNIQLFNTSTALFKFVEEAPDNKNISMKAYNTYEKYELINYQNGNIGDKAEYYLPSLGKCEVSDAPSPQAPVVETPVEQDGFIQTGPNENIIVGVINPSENIEEISTPIPDDYTYNIPTSIQNNGCYVLFKVNTTGVYKITTKNNLPPLIIYEAIGSSNRNMNLNNLSNDNIKAIKYITGLNRSDAKSYLVVSLFKDKNYYIRIPQIPSSTTNQINFKRDLGNLQILADSTVNIIDNLNSSGLHYYTRQSPDVGDYISYEFIIPGNFNNKDKSNLILYTTNNQSNGDLYRVTESINGYNLINIKSYSSLLNNNESIQLLNGAIYILKVKIAQLNNYNIRFNINITN; encoded by the coding sequence ATGAGTTTATCTATAAAAGAACTTTATTATACCAAAGATAAATCTATAAATAATGTTAATTTAGCTGATGGTAACTATGTAGTTAATAGAGGCGATGGCTGGATACTATCTAGACAAAACCAAAACCTTGGTGGAAATATAAGTAATAATGGTTGTACAGCAATAGTTGGGGATTTACGTATAAGAGAAACTGCCACACCATATTATTATCCTACAGCATCTTTTAATGAAGAATATATTAGAAATAATGTACAAAATGTATTTGCTAATTTTACTGAAGCTTCTGAAATTCCAATAGGATTTGAATTTAGTAAAACTGCTCCCTCAAATAAAGGTTTATATATGTATTTACAATATACTTATATAAGATATGAAATAATAAAAGTTTTACGAAATACTGTTATTGAAAGAGCTGTTCTGTATGTACCCTCTCTTGGATATGCAAAATCAATAGAATTTAATTCTGGAGAACAAATAGATAAAAACTTTTATTTTACAAGTGAAGATAAGTGCATATTAAATGAAAAATTCATCTATAAAAAAATTGATGATGCTACTCTAGCTAAAGAATCAAACAATTTAAATAATAATATAAATTTTAATACATCACAAACAATACTTCCTTATCCTAATGGATTATATGTTATTAATAAAGGTGATGGATATATGAGAACAAATGATAAAGACTTGATAGGAACATTATTAATTGAGTCAAATACATCTGGTAGCATTATTCAGCCACGTCTAAGAAATACCACTAGGCCAATATTCAATACTAGTAATCCTACACTTTTCTCTCAAGAATATACGGAAGCAAGACTTAACGATGCTTTTAATATACAATTATTTAATACCTCAACCGCATTATTTAAATTTGTAGAAGAAGCTCCTGATAATAAAAATATATCTATGAAAGCTTATAATACTTATGAAAAATATGAACTAATAAACTATCAAAATGGAAACATTGGTGATAAAGCCGAATATTACCTTCCTTCTTTAGGAAAGTGTGAAGTCAGTGATGCTCCTTCACCACAAGCACCAGTAGTTGAAACTCCAGTAGAGCAAGATGGATTTATACAAACTGGACCTAATGAAAATATTATAGTAGGTGTTATAAACCCTTCTGAAAATATAGAAGAAATAAGCACTCCTATTCCAGATGACTACACATATAACATTCCAACTTCCATACAAAATAATGGATGTTATGTATTATTTAAAGTAAATACAACAGGTGTATATAAAATTACTACTAAAAATAATCTACCACCACTAATAATATATGAAGCTATAGGCTCTAGTAATAGAAATATGAACTTAAATAATTTATCAAATGATAATATTAAAGCAATTAAATATATCACTGGATTAAACCGTTCTGATGCTAAAAGTTACTTGGTTGTTTCTTTATTTAAAGATAAAAATTATTATATTAGAATACCACAAATACCTTCTAGTACTACAAATCAAATAAACTTTAAAAGAGACTTGGGAAACCTTCAAATTTTAGCAGATTCTACAGTTAACATCATAGATAACCTTAACTCTTCAGGTTTGCATTATTATACTCGACAAAGTCCTGATGTTGGAGACTATATTTCATACGAATTCATAATTCCAGGAAACTTTAATAATAAAGATAAATCTAACCTTATACTTTATACTACTAATAATCAATCAAATGGAGATTTATATAGAGTTACCGAAAGTATTAATG
- a CDS encoding RICIN domain-containing protein, giving the protein MSQTNANDLRNNEVFFISPSNSTNKVLDKISQSEVKLWSKNLGSNQKWRLIYDTNKQAYKIKVMDNTSLILTWDAPLSSVSVKTDTNTNNQYWYLLQDYISRNVIIRNYMNPNLVLQYNTDDTLIVSTQTSSNNQFFKFSNCIYEALNNRNCKLQTQLNSDRFLSKNLNSQIIVLWQWFDSSRQKWLIEYNETKSAYTLKCQENNRYLTWIQNSNNYVETYQSTDSLIQYWNINYLDNDASKYILYNLQDTNRVLDVYNSQIANGTHVIVDSYHGNTNQQWIIILI; this is encoded by the coding sequence ATGTCTCAAACAAATGCAAATGATTTAAGAAATAATGAAGTGTTTTTTATTAGTCCTTCAAATAGCACAAATAAAGTTTTAGACAAGATTTCACAAAGCGAAGTTAAACTATGGAGTAAAAACTTAGGATCAAATCAAAAATGGAGATTAATTTATGACACTAATAAACAAGCTTATAAAATAAAAGTTATGGATAATACATCTCTTATCTTAACATGGGACGCACCATTATCTTCTGTATCAGTAAAAACCGATACAAATACAAATAACCAATATTGGTATTTGCTTCAGGACTATATTTCTAGGAATGTAATTATAAGAAACTATATGAATCCAAATTTAGTTTTACAATATAATACAGATGATACTTTAATAGTTTCTACACAAACAAGCTCTAACAATCAGTTTTTTAAATTCTCTAATTGTATATATGAAGCATTGAATAATCGTAATTGTAAATTACAAACGCAATTAAATTCTGATAGATTTTTATCTAAAAATTTGAATAGTCAAATAATTGTTTTATGGCAATGGTTTGATTCATCTCGTCAAAAATGGCTTATTGAGTATAATGAAACTAAATCGGCATATACACTTAAATGTCAAGAGAATAATAGATATTTAACATGGATTCAAAATTCAAACAACTATGTAGAAACTTATCAGTCTACTGATTCATTAATACAATATTGGAATATAAATTACCTAGACAACGATGCAAGTAAATATATACTTTATAATTTACAAGATACAAACAGAGTATTAGATGTATATAATAGTCAAATAGCAAATGGAACTCATGTTATAGTAGATTCTTACCATGGAAATACCAATCAACAATGGATTATAATTTTAATATAA
- a CDS encoding RICIN domain-containing protein, with protein MSSERTFLPNGNYKIKSLFSDSLYLTYLSGSLSFLNTSSLDNQKWKLEYISSSNGFRFSNVAEPNKYLAYNDYGFIYLSSSSNNSLWNPIKIAINSYIICTLSIVNVTDYAWTIYDNNNNITDQPILNLPNFDINNSNQILKLEKL; from the coding sequence ATGTCAAGTGAAAGAACCTTTTTACCTAATGGTAATTATAAAATAAAATCTTTATTTTCAGATTCCTTGTATCTAACTTATTTATCAGGATCATTATCATTTTTAAATACATCTTCTTTGGATAATCAAAAGTGGAAGTTAGAATATATATCCTCAAGTAATGGTTTTAGGTTTTCTAATGTAGCAGAGCCTAATAAATATTTAGCTTATAATGATTATGGTTTCATTTATTTAAGTTCATCATCTAATAATAGTTTATGGAATCCTATTAAAATTGCTATAAATTCTTATATCATATGTACTCTTAGTATAGTAAATGTAACAGATTACGCATGGACTATTTATGATAACAATAATAATATTACAGATCAACCTATTTTAAACTTACCTAATTTCGATATAAATAATTCTAATCAAATTTTAAAATTAGAAAAACTTTAA